One window of Mauremys reevesii isolate NIE-2019 linkage group 4, ASM1616193v1, whole genome shotgun sequence genomic DNA carries:
- the LOC120403308 gene encoding perforin-1-like — MPKPSAFVLLLLFLLPVVSPECQTGTAAACMNATFVPGHNLVGEGIDVTTLGLTGAYLVDTSQWRGPNGTCTLCRNPLQGGQWQRLPLAAVDWRVRVSCQRKLSSSVQQSAMGMMELAASVVQNDWKVGLKVPVVPKVNVQVGLAGSRSKLAEFVTQKSRKDKYTFIRHEVSCQYYGFRVSEKPPLTSHFTQVVKNLPSLYNKTSKPEYQHLIHTYGTHYVSQASLGGRMRDVTAVRVCQAALDGLTVNEIRDCLSMEAAVNIGVASLQFSFSKCKEKKNKLKFHQSFHEMYQERHVEVEGGKNTVDLLFSNNNVGDFSAWVKTLESLPGLLTYSLRPIHTLLGQDDPKREALGQAVSEYIAARALQMDCTKSCPAGTQRSALDPCSCVCPGDSSTNTVCCSQQRGLARLTVTVERANGLRGDLISATDAYIKVFFAGREIWTGIIWNNNNPVWNSHIDFGTIHVTIASHFRVEVWDKDKWRDDWLGACNIPLQSGGPHRRECYLKRGRIWFRYTLPCGPHLRGPICSEYVPQPPQHSIIKGKEPFW; from the exons ATGCCCAAACCTAGTGCCTTCGTGCTCCTGCTCCTATTCCTCCTTCCTGTGGTCTCCCCCGAATGCCAGACAGGCACGGCTGCTGCCTGCATGAATGCAACCTTCGTGCCTGGGCACAACCTAGTGGGGGAGGGGATTGATGTGACCACCCTGGGCCTGACGGGGGCCTACTTGGTGGATACCAGCCAGTGGCGTGGCCCGAATGGCACCTGCACCCTGTGCCGGAACCcgctgcagggagggcagtggCAGAGGCTGCCACTGGCCGCGGTGGACTGGAGGGTCCGAGTCTCATGCCAACGAAAGCTCAGCAGCTCGGTGCAGCAGTCGGCGATGGGCATGATGGAGTTAGCAGCGTCCGTGGTGCAGAACGACTGGAAGGTGGGGCTGAAAGTGCCCGTGGTGCCCAAGGTTAATGTGCAGGTGGGGCTGGCCGGCTCACGCTCCAAACTGGCCGAATTCGTCACGCAGAAGTCACGGAAGGACAAATACACCTTCATAAGGCATGAGGTTTCCTGCCAATATTATGG gtTCCGGGTCAGCGAGAAACCTCCACTCACCAGCCATTTCACCCAGGTGGTGAAGAACCTTCCCAGCCTGTACAACAAGACTTCCAAGCCAGAGTACCAACATCTGATTCACACCTACGGCACCCACTATGTGTCCCAGGCATCCCTGGGGGGCCGGATGCGGGACGTGACTGCGGTGCGGGTCTGCCAGGCAGCGCTGGATGGGCTGACCGTCAATGAGATCAGGGACTGTCTGAGCATGGAGGCGGCCGTGAATATTGGGGTGGCCTCATTGCAATTCAGCTTCAGCAAgtgcaaggagaagaaaaataagTTGAAATTCCATCAGAGTTTCCACGAGATGTACCAGGAGCGCCACgtggaggtggaaggagggaagaacACGGTCGACCTGCTCTTCTCCAACAATAACGTTGGGGACTTCTCAGCCTGGGTGAAAACCCTGGAGTCCCTCCCTGGCCTTCTCACTTATTCTTTGAGGCCGATCCACACCTTGCTGGGGCAGGATGACCCCAAGCGGGAGGCCCTGGGGCAGGCAGTGAGTGAGTACATCGCCGCGAGGGCCCTGCAGATGGATTGCACTAAGAGCTGCCCAGCGGGGACCCAGCGCAGCGCCCTCGATCCCTGCTCCTGCGTCTGTCCCGGAGACAGCTCCACCAACACCGTGTGCTGCTCGCAGCAACGGGGCCTGGCGAGGCTGACGGTAACCGTGGAGCGGGCAAATGGCCTGCGGGGCGACCTCATCAGTGCTACTGATGCCTACATCAAGGTCTTCTTTGCGGGGAGGGAGATCTGGACTGGCATCATCTGGAACAACAACAATCCTGTTTGGAACAGTCACATAGACTTCGGCACCATCCATGTCACCATCGCCAGCCATTTCCGTGTCGAGGTCTGGGACAAAGACAAGTGGAGGGATGACTGGCTGGGGGCCTGCAACATCCCACTGCAGTCTGGGGGGCCCCATCGGAGGGAGTGCTACCTGAAACGCGGCCGCATCTGGTTCCGTTACACTCTGCCCTGTGGGCCCCACCTTCGGGGCCCGATCTGTTCTGAGTAtgttccccagcccccccagcacagcaTAATCAAAGGGAAGGAGCCCTTCTGGTGA